The following coding sequences lie in one Flagellimonas eckloniae genomic window:
- a CDS encoding D-2-hydroxyacid dehydrogenase has product MGKVLANDGIAQIGIDLLEKGGFEVITTKVAQEQLVNFINENDITALLVRSATEARKSLVDACPNLELIGRGGVGMDNIDVEYAKSKGVHVINTPAASSESVAELVFAHLFGGVRFLYDSNRNMPLDGDSKFKQLKKSYAGGTELRGKTLGLVGFGRIGKATAKMALGLGMKVLYTDSYVPEATVEIPFFDGQSVKFELKSSSKEDVLQNSDFISIHVPAQKDYVLGKNEFKMMKSGAGVINASRGGVLDEVALIDALENKKITFAGLDVFESEPNPEIKILMHPQISLTPHIGAATKEAQERIGAELASQIIDLLK; this is encoded by the coding sequence ATGGGAAAAGTTTTAGCAAACGACGGAATAGCCCAAATTGGAATTGACCTGCTTGAAAAAGGAGGTTTTGAAGTAATAACTACCAAAGTAGCGCAAGAACAGCTGGTAAACTTTATCAACGAAAATGATATTACCGCATTATTGGTACGAAGTGCCACTGAAGCCAGAAAGTCTTTGGTGGACGCATGTCCAAATTTAGAATTGATTGGTCGTGGCGGTGTTGGTATGGATAATATTGATGTGGAATATGCCAAATCCAAAGGAGTTCATGTAATAAATACTCCAGCTGCTTCATCAGAATCTGTTGCCGAGTTAGTATTTGCCCATTTATTTGGAGGCGTTCGGTTTTTATACGATTCAAATCGAAATATGCCTCTGGATGGAGATAGTAAGTTCAAACAATTAAAGAAAAGTTATGCAGGCGGAACTGAGCTCCGAGGAAAAACATTAGGACTTGTTGGGTTCGGAAGAATTGGCAAGGCTACCGCAAAAATGGCGTTGGGGCTTGGCATGAAAGTGTTATATACGGATTCATACGTGCCTGAAGCAACCGTGGAAATCCCATTTTTTGATGGTCAATCTGTAAAATTTGAATTGAAAAGTAGTTCAAAAGAAGACGTTTTGCAAAACTCAGATTTCATTAGTATCCATGTTCCTGCCCAAAAAGATTACGTCTTGGGGAAAAATGAGTTTAAAATGATGAAATCCGGTGCTGGAGTAATAAATGCATCCCGTGGCGGTGTTTTGGATGAAGTAGCGCTTATTGACGCGCTGGAAAACAAAAAAATTACGTTTGCTGGATTGGATGTCTTTGAATCTGAACCAAATCCTGAAATCAAAATATTAATGCATCCACAGATTTCATTAACGCCCCATATTGGAGCGGCAACGAAAGAGGCTCAGGAGCGTATTGGTGCAGAGCTGGCGTCTCAAATCATTGATTTGTTGAAATAG